The Streptomyces sp. NBC_00335 DNA window GTGCTATCCGTGCGGGTGGTGCTGACTCCATACTCGGGGTTCGAGCCGGATACCTGCGGGGGTGGGGCGTGCGAGCACGTGGTGGGCGAGTGGGCTGGGCGACGGCGGCCGTGGCGCTGGCGGTGGTGGCGGCCCTGGGCGGGTGCTCCTCCGGAGGGTCGAAGGACGGGGCCTCACCGGCACCGAACACGAGCACGGGCCAGGGCTCCGGCCCCGCCACGAGCACCCCGTCCGGTACGGCGACGGACGCCCCGGGGACGCCGTCTCCCGGTCAGAGCGCCGGCCAGAGCCCGGACCCGGGCACCGGCACGACCGCTCCCGCCCCGCGGCCCGCGCCGAGCACCTCCGCGCCCGCGCCCGCCCCCAGCGTCTCGCCGCCCGGCGCCGGCGAGACGCTCGTCGCGGTCACCCGTAGCGGGGGCATCGCCGGTAAGAACAGCACCTTGATCATCAAGGGTGACGGATCGTTCCTCCGGCTCAACGCGAAGGCCGAGACGGTCGACCGCGACAAGCTCTCGGCGTCCGCCCTCGCGAAGCTGCGCACCGCACTCCAGAAGGCGGACTTTCCCCGCCTGCCGCGGATCTCGATGCCCGAACAGCCGGTCTTCGACTCGTTCACGTACGCCTTCCGGCACGGTGGCTACGAGGTCGCCGCCGACCAGAGCACGCTGCCGCGACCCCTGCAGGGGGTCCTGAGCGCCCTGCCGCCCTTCGAGCCGCGCTGAAAGCACGTCGAACACACCGCATGCAGTGCACGCACCGCACGCACCGCATGCACCGACCGGGCCTGCCGAGCCGATCCGATCCGATCCGATCCGTCCCCCTACCGCCCCGTCCCTTACCGCCCCGTCACAGCCCCGTCCCCGCCGCCGTGATCTCCCGCAGCCGCCGGTCCAGGTACCCGCGCAGCAGGACCGCCATGTCCACGCCCCCGGGGTCCAGCACCCACTGGATCTGGAACCCGTCCATCACCGCGATGATTTCGCGGCCGACGGCCTCGCAGTCCGTGTCCGCCCGTACCTCGCCGCGCTCCACGCCCGCCCGGATCAGGTCGACGCTGTAGCCGAGGACCCGGTCGTAGCGCTGCCGGAAGTAGGCGTGCGCGGGGTGGCCCGGGTTCCCGGACTCGCCGACCAGCGTGTTGTACATCCGTACGAGACCGGGCCGGCGGGCGTTGTCCTCGGCGAGGGCGACCACCGCGGCGAAGTGCGCGGCGACCGAGGGGACCTCCTCGGCGGGCCCGCTGAAGAGCCGCTCGACATCGTGCTGCTCGCTCTGCGCCAGGACGGACAGCAGCAGGTCCTCCTTGCCGCGGAAGTGGTGCAGCAGGCCGCCCTGGGTGATCCCGCAGTCGTTGGCGATCCGGGCGAGCGAGGAGGCGTGGAAGCCCCACTGCGCGAAGTGCTCGACGGCGGTGTCGAGGATCTTCTGCCGACGGGCGTCGCCCACCGCATACCCGCCCCGCGCGGCTGCCT harbors:
- a CDS encoding TetR/AcrR family transcriptional regulator, giving the protein MAQDKGRTAPKAAARGGYAVGDARRQKILDTAVEHFAQWGFHASSLARIANDCGITQGGLLHHFRGKEDLLLSVLAQSEQHDVERLFSGPAEEVPSVAAHFAAVVALAEDNARRPGLVRMYNTLVGESGNPGHPAHAYFRQRYDRVLGYSVDLIRAGVERGEVRADTDCEAVGREIIAVMDGFQIQWVLDPGGVDMAVLLRGYLDRRLREITAAGTGL